One region of Mycolicibacterium insubricum genomic DNA includes:
- the gyrA gene encoding DNA gyrase subunit A, producing MTDTTLPPGEGPADRIEPVDIQQEMQNSYIDYAMSVIVGRALPEVRDGLKPVHRRVLYAMYDSGFRPDRSHAKSARSVAETMGNYHPHGDASIYDTLVRMAQPWSLRYPLVDGQGNFGSPGNDPPAAMRYTEARLTPLAMDMLREIDEETVDFIPNYDGRVQEPTVLPSRFPNLLANGSGGIAVGMATNIPPHNLRELAEAVYWCLEHHEADEETTLEAVMERVKGPDFPTHGLIVGSQGISDAYRTGRGSVRMRGVVEIEEVAKGRTGLVITELPYQVNHDNFITSIAEQVRDGRLAGISNIEDQSSDRVGLRIVIELKRDAVAKVVLNNLYKHTQLQTSFGANMLSIVDGVPRTLRLDQMIRLYVAHQLDVIIRRTTYRLRKANERAHILRGLVKALDALDEVIALIRASANADVARTGLMELLDVDEIQAQAILDMQLRRLAALERQRIIDDLAKIEAEIADLEDILAKPERQRAIVRDELAEIVEKHGDDRRTRIIPADGEVSDEDLIAREDVVVTITETGYAKRTKTDLYRSQKRGGKGVQGAGLKADDIVAHFFVCSTHDWILFFTTQGRVYRAKAYELPEASRTARGQHVANLLAFQPEERIAQVIQIKSYEDAPYLVLATRKGLVKKSKLTDFDSNRSGGIVAINLRDGDELVGAALCTSDDDLLLVSGNGQSIRFSATDEALRPMGRATSGVQGMRFNEDDWLLSLNVVREDTYLLVATAGGYAKRTAIDEYTVQGRGGKGILTIQYDRRRGSLVGALIVDDTSELYAITSGGGVIRTTARQVRKAGRQTKGVRLMNLGEGDTLIAIARNADEPEDVEGDADEATS from the coding sequence ATGACAGACACCACGCTGCCCCCGGGTGAGGGGCCGGCCGACCGGATCGAACCGGTCGACATCCAGCAGGAAATGCAGAACAGCTACATCGATTACGCGATGAGCGTGATCGTCGGCCGGGCACTGCCCGAGGTCCGCGACGGCCTCAAGCCGGTGCACCGACGCGTGCTGTATGCCATGTACGACAGCGGATTCCGGCCGGACCGCAGCCACGCCAAGTCCGCCCGATCGGTCGCCGAGACCATGGGCAACTACCACCCGCACGGTGACGCCTCGATCTACGACACCCTGGTCCGGATGGCCCAGCCGTGGTCGTTGCGCTACCCCCTGGTCGACGGTCAGGGCAACTTCGGCTCGCCGGGCAACGACCCGCCAGCCGCCATGCGTTACACCGAGGCCCGGCTGACTCCGCTGGCCATGGATATGCTGCGTGAAATCGACGAGGAGACAGTCGATTTCATCCCGAACTACGACGGTCGAGTGCAGGAACCGACGGTGCTGCCGAGCCGGTTCCCGAACCTGCTCGCCAACGGCTCCGGCGGTATCGCCGTCGGCATGGCCACCAACATCCCGCCGCACAATCTGCGGGAGTTGGCCGAGGCGGTCTACTGGTGCCTGGAGCACCACGAGGCCGACGAGGAGACCACGCTGGAAGCCGTGATGGAACGGGTCAAGGGACCCGACTTCCCCACCCACGGCCTGATCGTCGGGTCCCAGGGCATCTCCGATGCCTACCGGACCGGCCGCGGCTCCGTCCGGATGCGCGGCGTGGTCGAGATCGAGGAAGTCGCCAAGGGCCGCACCGGCCTGGTGATCACCGAGTTGCCGTACCAGGTCAACCACGACAACTTCATCACCTCGATCGCCGAGCAGGTCCGCGACGGGAGACTCGCCGGCATCTCCAACATCGAGGACCAGTCCAGCGACCGGGTCGGTCTGCGCATCGTCATCGAGCTCAAGCGCGATGCCGTCGCCAAGGTGGTGCTCAACAATCTCTACAAGCACACCCAGCTGCAGACCAGCTTCGGCGCGAACATGCTGTCCATCGTCGACGGGGTGCCGCGCACGCTGCGCCTCGATCAGATGATCCGGCTCTACGTCGCCCATCAGCTCGACGTCATCATCCGGCGCACCACCTACCGGCTGCGCAAGGCCAACGAGCGGGCCCACATCCTGCGCGGTCTGGTCAAGGCACTGGACGCCCTCGACGAGGTCATCGCGCTGATCCGGGCGTCGGCCAACGCCGATGTCGCGCGCACCGGTTTGATGGAGTTGCTCGACGTCGACGAGATCCAGGCGCAGGCGATCCTGGACATGCAGTTGCGCCGGCTGGCCGCCCTGGAACGCCAGCGGATCATCGATGATCTGGCCAAGATCGAAGCCGAGATCGCCGATCTCGAGGACATCCTGGCCAAGCCGGAACGCCAGCGGGCCATCGTCCGTGACGAGCTGGCCGAGATCGTCGAGAAGCACGGCGACGACCGTCGGACCCGGATCATCCCGGCCGACGGGGAGGTCAGCGACGAGGATCTGATCGCGCGCGAGGACGTCGTCGTCACCATCACCGAAACCGGGTACGCCAAGCGCACCAAGACCGACCTGTACCGCAGCCAGAAGCGCGGCGGCAAGGGCGTTCAGGGTGCGGGCCTGAAGGCCGACGACATCGTCGCGCACTTCTTCGTGTGCTCGACCCACGACTGGATCCTGTTCTTCACCACCCAGGGCCGGGTGTACCGGGCCAAGGCCTACGAACTGCCCGAGGCGTCGCGGACGGCGCGCGGCCAGCACGTGGCGAACCTGCTGGCCTTCCAGCCGGAGGAGCGCATCGCCCAGGTCATCCAGATCAAGAGCTACGAGGACGCGCCGTACCTGGTGCTCGCGACCCGCAAGGGTCTGGTGAAGAAGTCGAAGCTGACCGACTTCGACTCCAACCGCTCCGGCGGCATCGTCGCGATCAACCTGCGCGACGGCGACGAGCTGGTGGGTGCGGCGCTGTGCACGTCCGACGACGATCTGCTGCTGGTGTCCGGCAACGGCCAGTCGATCCGGTTCTCGGCCACCGACGAGGCGCTGCGGCCGATGGGCCGGGCCACCTCGGGTGTGCAGGGCATGCGGTTCAACGAGGACGACTGGCTGCTGTCGCTGAACGTGGTCCGCGAGGACACCTACCTGTTGGTGGCGACCGCGGGTGGCTATGCCAAGCGCACCGCGATCGACGAATACACCGTGCAGGGCCGCGGCGGCAAGGGCATCCTGACGATTCAGTACGACCGTCGCCGGGGCAGCCTGGTCGGGGCGCTGATCGTCGATGACACCAGTGAGCTCTACGCGATCACCTCCGGGGGCGGGGTGATCCGCACCACGGCGCGCCAGGTCCGCAAGGCGGGACGGCAGACCAAGGGTGTTCGGTTGATGAACCTGGGCGAGGGCGACACACTGATAGCGATTGCACGCAACGCCGACGAGCCCGAGGATGTCGAGGGCGACGCCGACGAGGCGACGAGCTAG
- the rpmH gene encoding 50S ribosomal protein L34: protein MAKGKRTFQPNNRRRARVHGFRLRMRTRAGRAIVSGRRSKGRRSLTA from the coding sequence GTGGCCAAGGGCAAGCGGACCTTTCAGCCGAACAACCGTCGTCGTGCCCGTGTGCACGGCTTTCGGCTTCGGATGCGTACTCGTGCGGGACGCGCCATCGTGTCCGGCCGGCGGAGCAAAGGCCGCCGCTCCCTGACCGCCTGA
- the dnaN gene encoding DNA polymerase III subunit beta, protein MTSSVGLTDLRFRLVREDFADAVAWVARSLPSRPTAPVLAGVLLTGTDNGLTISGFDYEVSAEVQIAAEIASPGSVLVSGRLLSDITRALPAKPIDVHVEGTRVHLNCGSAKFSLPTMAVEDYPALPSLPEETGVLSAEVFSEAIGQVAVAAGKDDTLPMLTGIRVEIDGDKVVLAATDRFRLAVRELTWSTTSAGLQAAVLVPAKTLAEAAKAGAAGTEVHLALGAGPSVGKEGLLGIRSDGKRSTTRLLDAEFPKFRQLLPAEHTAIATVAVAELSEAIKRVALVADRGAQIRMEFGDGALVLSAGTEDTGRAEEELAVEFAGEPLTIAFNPTYLTDGLGALHSDRVSFGFTTANKPAVLRPVGDDTVVSGSGPFPAQDSEYVYLLMPVRLPG, encoded by the coding sequence GTGACGTCGAGTGTTGGTCTGACCGATCTTCGGTTTCGTCTGGTCCGGGAAGATTTCGCCGACGCGGTCGCCTGGGTTGCCCGTAGCCTCCCGTCCCGACCGACCGCTCCGGTCCTGGCCGGCGTGCTGCTGACCGGGACCGACAATGGCCTGACGATCTCCGGGTTCGATTACGAGGTCTCCGCCGAGGTGCAGATCGCCGCCGAAATCGCCTCTCCGGGAAGTGTTTTGGTATCCGGTCGATTGCTGTCGGATATCACCCGGGCACTCCCGGCCAAGCCGATCGACGTCCACGTCGAGGGAACCCGGGTTCACTTGAACTGCGGTAGCGCCAAGTTCTCCCTGCCGACCATGGCGGTCGAGGACTACCCGGCGCTGCCCAGCCTGCCGGAGGAAACCGGCGTGCTGTCGGCCGAGGTCTTCTCCGAGGCGATCGGCCAGGTCGCCGTGGCCGCCGGCAAGGACGACACCCTGCCGATGCTCACCGGAATCCGGGTGGAGATCGACGGGGACAAGGTCGTCCTGGCCGCCACCGACCGTTTCCGGCTCGCCGTGCGCGAACTCACCTGGTCCACCACCAGCGCCGGCCTCCAGGCCGCGGTGCTGGTTCCGGCCAAGACCCTGGCCGAGGCCGCGAAGGCGGGGGCCGCGGGCACCGAGGTGCACCTGGCGCTCGGAGCCGGTCCCAGCGTCGGCAAGGAAGGACTGCTGGGTATCCGCAGCGACGGCAAGCGCAGCACCACCCGGCTGCTCGACGCCGAGTTCCCGAAGTTCCGTCAGTTGCTGCCGGCCGAGCACACCGCGATCGCCACGGTGGCCGTCGCGGAACTCTCCGAAGCCATCAAACGTGTCGCGCTCGTCGCCGACCGCGGTGCCCAGATCCGGATGGAATTCGGCGACGGCGCCCTGGTGCTCTCGGCGGGGACCGAAGACACCGGCCGGGCCGAGGAAGAGCTTGCCGTCGAATTCGCCGGTGAACCGTTGACCATCGCGTTCAACCCGACCTACCTCACCGATGGTCTCGGTGCGCTGCATTCTGACCGAGTCTCCTTCGGATTCACCACCGCCAACAAGCCGGCGGTGCTGCGCCCGGTGGGCGATGACACCGTGGTGTCGGGCAGCGGCCCGTTCCCCGCCCAGGATTCGGAGTACGTCTATCTGCTGATGCCGGTCCGGTTGCCCGGATAG
- a CDS encoding DUF721 family protein, whose product MTDPQEPDAGPPAHLAGLSGMDLVRRTLEEARGAARSQGKDVGRGRTGAVPSRRTRGNNLRRRWSGPGPDARDPQTFAAATRDLSATRGWDSRVAQGSVIGQWSTVVGEQIAEHANPVGLRDGVLTIAAESTAWATQLRMMQAQLLAKIAAAVGDGVVKTLKISGPAAPSWRKGNRSMPGGRGPRDTYG is encoded by the coding sequence ATGACTGATCCGCAGGAACCCGACGCCGGTCCGCCCGCGCATCTTGCCGGGCTGTCCGGAATGGATCTGGTCCGGCGCACTCTCGAGGAAGCCCGAGGTGCGGCCCGTTCGCAGGGCAAGGACGTCGGCCGCGGCCGTACCGGGGCGGTGCCATCCCGTCGTACCCGGGGTAACAACCTGCGGAGGCGCTGGTCCGGGCCGGGACCCGATGCCCGTGACCCCCAGACCTTTGCTGCCGCCACCCGGGACCTGTCGGCCACCCGGGGTTGGGATTCGCGGGTCGCGCAGGGTTCGGTGATCGGCCAGTGGTCCACCGTGGTCGGCGAACAGATCGCCGAACACGCCAACCCGGTTGGACTGCGCGACGGGGTGCTGACCATCGCGGCGGAATCCACCGCGTGGGCGACGCAGTTAAGGATGATGCAGGCGCAGCTGCTCGCCAAGATCGCGGCGGCCGTCGGCGACGGAGTGGTCAAAACGCTGAAGATCAGCGGCCCGGCCGCCCCGTCGTGGCGCAAGGGGAATCGGTCGATGCCCGGCGGCCGTGGCCCGCGCGACACCTACGGCTGA
- the dnaA gene encoding chromosomal replication initiator protein DnaA, with amino-acid sequence MTNDPNLNFAALWTDVVAELNGDTEPHGSVNGDSPTKPLTPQQRAWLKLVRPLNFVEGFALLSVPSSFVQNEIERHLRTQIVEALSRRLGEPVELGVRIAPPDESETDRPDASVPLEDADDDEDGDDTLLDGAEEDWPNHFAADHRANSAEPDINNLNRRYTFETFVIGASNRFAHAATLAIAENPARAYNPLFIWGESGLGKTHLLHAAGNYAQRLFPGMRVKYVSTEEFTNDFINSLRDDRKVAFKRSYRDIDILLVDDIQFIEGKEGIQEEFFHTFNTLHNANKQIVISSDRPPKQLATLEDRLRTRFEWGLITDVQPPDIETRIAILRKKAQMERLDVPDDVLELIASSIERNIRELEGALIRVTAFASLNKAPIDTALAEIVLRDLLADAGTIQISVATIMAATAEYFDTTVEELRGPGKTRSLAQSRQIAMYLCRELTDLSLPRIGQAFGRDHTTVMYAQRKILKEIADRREVFDHVKELTTRIRQRSKR; translated from the coding sequence GTGACCAATGATCCCAACCTCAACTTCGCGGCCCTGTGGACCGACGTCGTTGCGGAGCTCAACGGCGACACCGAACCCCACGGTTCGGTCAACGGTGACTCGCCCACCAAACCCCTCACCCCCCAGCAGCGCGCCTGGCTCAAACTCGTCCGGCCGCTGAACTTCGTCGAGGGATTCGCGCTGTTGTCGGTCCCCAGCAGCTTCGTGCAGAACGAGATCGAACGGCATCTGCGTACCCAAATCGTCGAGGCCCTGAGCCGTCGCCTCGGGGAACCCGTCGAACTCGGTGTCCGCATCGCCCCGCCGGATGAGTCCGAGACCGACCGCCCGGATGCGTCGGTCCCGCTCGAGGACGCCGACGACGACGAGGACGGTGACGACACCCTGCTCGACGGCGCCGAGGAAGACTGGCCGAATCATTTCGCGGCCGATCACCGAGCCAACTCCGCCGAGCCCGACATCAACAACCTCAACCGCCGGTACACCTTCGAGACGTTCGTCATCGGGGCCTCCAACCGGTTCGCCCATGCCGCCACCCTGGCCATCGCGGAGAACCCGGCGCGCGCGTACAACCCGCTGTTCATCTGGGGCGAGTCCGGCCTGGGCAAGACCCACCTGCTGCACGCGGCCGGCAACTACGCCCAGCGGCTGTTTCCCGGTATGCGGGTCAAGTACGTCAGCACCGAAGAGTTCACCAACGACTTCATCAACTCCCTGCGCGACGACCGGAAGGTCGCGTTCAAACGCAGCTACCGCGATATCGACATCCTGCTGGTCGACGACATCCAGTTCATCGAGGGCAAAGAAGGTATCCAGGAAGAGTTCTTCCACACCTTCAACACCCTGCACAATGCGAACAAGCAGATCGTCATCTCCAGCGATCGCCCGCCGAAACAGCTGGCCACCCTGGAAGACCGGCTGCGGACCCGCTTCGAGTGGGGTCTGATCACCGACGTTCAACCGCCCGACATCGAGACCCGGATCGCCATCCTGCGCAAGAAAGCCCAGATGGAGCGGCTCGACGTCCCCGATGACGTGCTCGAACTCATCGCCAGCAGCATCGAGCGCAACATCCGCGAGCTCGAGGGCGCTCTCATCCGGGTCACCGCGTTCGCGTCACTGAACAAGGCCCCGATCGACACCGCCCTGGCCGAGATCGTGCTGCGTGATCTGCTCGCCGACGCGGGCACCATCCAGATCAGCGTCGCCACCATCATGGCGGCCACCGCCGAGTACTTCGACACCACCGTCGAGGAGCTGCGCGGACCCGGAAAAACCCGATCTCTGGCGCAGTCCCGGCAGATCGCGATGTATCTGTGCCGTGAGCTGACCGATCTGTCGTTGCCCCGCATCGGTCAGGCCTTCGGCCGCGACCACACCACGGTGATGTACGCCCAGCGCAAGATCCTCAAGGAAATCGCCGACCGCCGTGAGGTCTTCGATCACGTGAAGGAACTCACCACCCGGATCCGGCAGCGTTCCAAGCGCTGA
- a CDS encoding DUF3566 domain-containing protein has product MTASNEPGGTRPAEADDASAAGGRVTGDRAMGARPAGSAAHAAESGPPTVRITESGDPPPWQRGAARAQTGGSRAAGERPAERPAGERPSGRTPAHAAPTPPNHAVSGTSSEIASARETAGARDAGASRDTRESQPADTTPEAPAHAEQKGHAEQKSYASELPDLSDPRPKSAPRSTTGDRESTGNGSATRSPARVTVAGRGRSGPVRASMQIRHIDPWSTLKVSGLLSVALFFVWMISVAILYLVLGGMGVWSKLNSNVGDLLTNAGGTGGELVSAGTIFGGALLIGLVNTVLFTALATLGAMVYNISTDIVGGVEVTLADRD; this is encoded by the coding sequence GTGACAGCATCGAACGAACCCGGGGGCACCCGTCCGGCCGAGGCGGACGACGCTTCGGCCGCCGGAGGACGGGTGACCGGCGACCGTGCGATGGGTGCGCGACCGGCGGGCTCGGCGGCACACGCCGCCGAGTCGGGCCCGCCGACCGTCCGGATCACCGAGTCCGGCGATCCCCCGCCCTGGCAGCGGGGGGCGGCGCGTGCGCAGACCGGGGGCTCTCGAGCCGCCGGCGAGCGCCCGGCTGAGCGCCCGGCCGGCGAGCGGCCCTCGGGCCGGACGCCGGCGCACGCGGCTCCCACTCCCCCGAACCACGCGGTGTCGGGGACGTCGAGCGAGATCGCTTCGGCGCGGGAAACCGCGGGCGCGCGGGACGCCGGTGCCTCCCGTGACACCCGGGAGAGCCAACCCGCAGACACCACGCCGGAGGCCCCCGCGCACGCCGAGCAGAAGGGTCACGCGGAGCAGAAGAGCTACGCCAGCGAACTCCCGGATCTGTCGGACCCGCGGCCCAAGTCGGCACCGCGCAGCACGACCGGAGACCGGGAGTCGACGGGCAACGGCTCGGCGACCCGGTCACCGGCCCGGGTGACGGTGGCCGGACGCGGCCGCAGCGGACCCGTCCGGGCCAGCATGCAGATCCGCCACATCGACCCGTGGAGCACGCTGAAGGTCTCCGGCCTGTTGTCGGTGGCGCTGTTCTTCGTCTGGATGATCTCGGTGGCCATCCTCTACCTGGTCCTCGGCGGCATGGGTGTCTGGAGCAAGCTGAACAGCAACGTCGGCGACCTGCTGACCAACGCCGGCGGCACCGGCGGCGAGCTGGTCAGCGCCGGGACGATCTTCGGCGGCGCCCTGCTCATCGGGCTGGTCAACACCGTGCTGTTCACCGCCCTGGCCACCCTCGGCGCGATGGTCTACAACATCAGCACCGACATCGTCGGCGGGGTCGAAGTGACCCTCGCGGACCGGGACTGA
- the recF gene encoding DNA replication/repair protein RecF (All proteins in this family for which functions are known are DNA-binding proteins that assist the filamentation of RecA onto DNA for the initiation of recombination or recombinational repair.), whose protein sequence is MYLRHLALRDFRSWPTAELELGPGRTVLIGPNGYGKTNIVEALWYCATLNSHRVAGDAPLIRTGADRAVVSMIVVNDGRELALDLEIAAGRANKARLNRSPVRRTRDVIGALRAVLFAPEDLALVRGEPSERRRYLDDLATQLRPRIAAVRADYDKILKQRSALLKSATGGRWHRDPSVISTLDVWDGQLATHGAELLAARLALVTELGPQLETAYHGLAPSSRPAAVGYRSSVPSVTAEMTVSDLQAALLEELERRRSAELERGLCLVGPHRDDLELHLGDQPAKGFASHGESWSMALSLRLSSYQLLRADGVEPVLLLDDVFAELDNSRRRALAAVAEEAEQVVVTAAVPDDIPDNWDARRIGVQMRDNDGERISVMTDD, encoded by the coding sequence TTGTATCTGCGGCACCTGGCGTTGCGGGACTTCCGCTCCTGGCCCACCGCCGAGCTCGAACTCGGCCCCGGGCGTACGGTTCTGATCGGACCCAACGGCTACGGCAAGACGAATATCGTTGAGGCCCTGTGGTATTGCGCGACATTGAATTCCCACCGGGTGGCTGGTGACGCTCCGCTGATCAGGACCGGTGCGGACCGCGCGGTGGTGTCGATGATCGTCGTCAACGACGGCCGGGAACTCGCGCTCGATCTGGAGATCGCGGCCGGCCGCGCCAACAAGGCCCGGCTCAACCGCTCACCGGTGCGACGGACCCGCGACGTCATCGGAGCGCTGCGGGCGGTGTTGTTCGCCCCGGAGGATCTCGCGCTGGTGCGCGGTGAACCCAGCGAACGCCGTCGCTATCTCGACGATCTGGCTACTCAGCTGCGCCCGCGGATCGCGGCGGTGCGTGCGGACTATGACAAGATCCTCAAACAGCGGTCTGCGCTGCTGAAATCTGCCACCGGCGGCCGATGGCACCGGGACCCGTCGGTCATCTCGACGCTCGATGTATGGGACGGACAACTCGCGACGCACGGGGCGGAACTGCTGGCCGCGCGATTGGCGCTGGTCACTGAACTTGGCCCCCAGCTGGAAACCGCCTATCACGGACTGGCACCGTCGTCACGGCCGGCGGCGGTTGGTTACCGATCATCGGTGCCGTCGGTCACCGCGGAGATGACGGTCTCGGACCTGCAGGCCGCGCTGTTGGAAGAGTTGGAGCGCAGGCGCTCGGCCGAGCTGGAACGGGGGCTGTGTCTGGTGGGCCCGCACCGCGACGATCTGGAGCTGCATCTCGGCGACCAACCGGCCAAGGGATTCGCCAGCCATGGTGAATCCTGGTCCATGGCACTGTCGTTGCGGTTGTCGTCGTATCAACTGCTACGCGCGGACGGGGTCGAACCTGTGCTTCTTCTCGACGACGTCTTCGCCGAACTCGACAATTCCCGGCGCCGGGCGCTGGCGGCGGTCGCCGAAGAGGCAGAGCAGGTCGTGGTAACGGCCGCGGTGCCCGACGACATCCCGGACAACTGGGATGCGCGGCGCATCGGAGTGCAGATGCGCGACAATGACGGGGAGAGGATTTCGGTGATGACCGATGACTGA
- the gyrB gene encoding DNA topoisomerase (ATP-hydrolyzing) subunit B: protein MAAQKKNAPQAYGAESIKVLEGLEAVRKRPGMYIGSTGERGLHHLIWEVVDNAVDEAMAGFADKVIVRILEDGGVEVTDNGRGIPVGMHATGIPTVDVVMTVLHAGGKFEEGAYSVSGGLHGVGVSVVNALSTRLEADIRTDGFEWFQTYDNSVPGTLRQGDKTKATGTTIRFWADPDVFETTTYDFETVARRLQEMAFLNKGLTIELTDERVTRNEVTDEVVSDTAEAPKTAEEQEAEKAVHKVKHRVFHYPGGLVDYVKHINRTKSPIQQSIIDFDGKGPGHEVEIAMQWNSGYSESVHTFANTINTHEGGTHEEGFRAALTSVVNKYAKDKKLLKEKDPNLSGDDIREGLAAVISVKVSDPQFEGQTKTKLGNTEVKSFVQKTCNEQLTHWFEANPAEAKTVVNKAVSSAQARLAARKARELVRRKSATDLGGLPGKLADCRSSDPSKSELYVVEGDSAGGSAKSGRDSMFQAILPLRGKIINVEKARIDRVLKNTEVQAIITALGTGIHDEFDISKLRYYKIVLMADADVDGQHISTLLLTLLFRFMRPLIENGHVFLAQPPLYKLKWQRSEPEFAYSDRERDALLKAGAEAGKKINKDDGIQRYKGLGEMDAKELWETTMDPSVRVLRQITLDDAASADELFSILMGEDVEARRSFITRNAKDVRFLDV from the coding sequence GTGGCTGCCCAGAAAAAGAATGCCCCGCAGGCATACGGCGCAGAGTCGATCAAAGTTCTCGAAGGCCTCGAAGCCGTCCGCAAACGCCCGGGCATGTACATCGGGTCCACCGGAGAGCGCGGTCTGCACCACCTGATCTGGGAAGTCGTCGACAACGCGGTGGACGAGGCGATGGCCGGCTTCGCCGACAAGGTCATCGTCCGGATTCTGGAAGACGGTGGTGTTGAGGTCACCGACAACGGCCGCGGCATCCCGGTCGGGATGCATGCCACCGGCATCCCCACCGTCGACGTCGTGATGACCGTGCTGCACGCCGGCGGAAAGTTCGAGGAGGGCGCCTACAGCGTCTCCGGCGGTCTGCACGGCGTCGGCGTCTCGGTAGTCAACGCGCTGTCCACCCGGCTGGAAGCCGATATCCGGACCGACGGCTTCGAGTGGTTCCAGACCTACGACAACTCCGTCCCCGGAACCCTGCGTCAGGGCGACAAGACCAAGGCGACCGGCACCACCATCCGGTTCTGGGCCGATCCCGACGTCTTCGAGACCACCACCTATGACTTCGAGACCGTCGCCCGCCGGCTGCAGGAGATGGCGTTCCTCAACAAGGGACTGACCATCGAGCTGACCGACGAGCGGGTCACCCGCAATGAGGTCACCGACGAGGTGGTCAGCGACACCGCCGAGGCGCCAAAGACCGCCGAGGAGCAGGAGGCGGAGAAGGCGGTGCACAAGGTCAAGCACCGGGTGTTCCACTACCCCGGCGGCCTGGTCGACTACGTCAAGCACATCAACCGTACGAAAAGCCCCATCCAGCAGAGCATCATCGACTTCGACGGGAAGGGCCCCGGCCACGAAGTCGAGATCGCCATGCAGTGGAACTCCGGCTACTCCGAATCCGTGCACACCTTCGCCAACACCATCAACACCCACGAGGGCGGCACCCACGAGGAAGGCTTCCGCGCGGCGTTGACCTCGGTGGTCAACAAGTACGCCAAGGACAAGAAGCTGCTCAAGGAGAAGGATCCCAATCTTTCCGGTGACGACATCCGCGAGGGACTGGCCGCCGTCATCTCGGTGAAGGTCAGCGACCCGCAGTTCGAGGGCCAGACCAAGACGAAGCTGGGCAACACCGAGGTCAAGTCCTTCGTTCAGAAGACCTGCAACGAGCAGCTCACCCACTGGTTCGAGGCGAACCCCGCCGAGGCGAAAACTGTTGTCAACAAAGCAGTTTCGTCCGCGCAGGCCCGTCTCGCCGCGCGCAAGGCCCGGGAGTTGGTGCGCCGCAAGAGTGCCACCGACCTCGGTGGCCTGCCGGGCAAGCTGGCCGACTGCCGCTCCAGCGACCCGAGCAAATCCGAGCTGTACGTGGTGGAGGGCGACTCCGCCGGCGGCTCGGCCAAGAGCGGCCGCGATTCGATGTTCCAGGCGATCCTGCCGCTGCGCGGAAAGATCATCAACGTCGAAAAGGCCCGTATCGACCGGGTTTTGAAGAACACCGAAGTCCAGGCCATCATCACCGCGCTGGGCACCGGCATCCACGACGAGTTCGACATCTCCAAGCTGCGCTACTACAAGATCGTCCTGATGGCCGACGCCGACGTCGACGGCCAGCACATCTCCACGCTGCTGCTGACCCTGCTGTTCCGGTTCATGCGGCCGCTGATCGAGAATGGGCACGTATTCCTGGCGCAGCCGCCGCTGTACAAGCTGAAATGGCAACGCAGCGAACCAGAATTCGCCTATTCCGACCGGGAGCGCGACGCCCTGCTAAAGGCGGGTGCGGAAGCCGGCAAGAAGATCAACAAGGACGACGGCATCCAGCGCTACAAGGGCCTCGGCGAGATGGACGCCAAGGAACTGTGGGAGACCACCATGGACCCTTCGGTCCGGGTGCTGCGCCAGATCACCCTCGACGACGCGGCGTCCGCCGACGAACTCTTCTCGATCCTGATGGGAGAAGACGTGGAGGCCCGCCGCAGCTTCATCACCCGCAACGCCAAAGACGTGAGATTCCTGGACGTTTAA
- the rnpA gene encoding ribonuclease P protein component gives MLPAQYRMTRSAEFGHTVKRGTRVGQPDLVLHINRAHPTAGEEPGPRVGLIVSKSVGNAVQRHRVSRRLRHCVAGLLTELHPDDRLVIRALPGSSDAASARLSEELRSGLRRLSARRNPA, from the coding sequence GTGCTCCCAGCTCAGTACCGGATGACCAGGTCGGCAGAATTCGGGCACACCGTCAAACGGGGTACCCGAGTGGGCCAACCGGATCTGGTGCTCCACATCAATCGCGCCCACCCGACGGCCGGTGAAGAACCGGGCCCGCGGGTGGGTTTGATTGTGAGCAAATCCGTCGGAAACGCCGTGCAGCGGCATCGGGTGTCCCGGCGGTTGCGGCATTGTGTCGCCGGACTGCTCACCGAACTTCACCCCGATGACCGCCTGGTGATCCGCGCGCTGCCCGGCAGCAGTGACGCCGCGTCCGCGCGACTGAGCGAGGAACTGCGGTCCGGACTGCGTCGACTGTCCGCTCGGAGGAATCCGGCGTGA